AAGCCGTACCTCTACACAGTTGACCACTGTGCCTTTAAAGATTCTTTGAAAGTCTGCAGCATTGGCATATAATGTGTACGTATGTAATTTATGATTAAATTACAATTATTATAGTAATCAACTATGCTTAAATAATACGTTATCAAATGTCAACTGTGCTAGTTTGGTTTTCGACTTTTTCTAAGTACAAGACATATTtctacgatggccgatatcggaCGGGCAAAACAGTGTTTCTAGTAGTACGTTTTTGTCCGATATCGGCTATCGCATATTTCGGATGTAACTGAtttggtgtacatgtacaagttcTGTGACAATTGACAGTGACATAGTTTATGACTTTACACACAAGATCACGGGATACCTCTCTGCCAATCGAACGCTTCTCacattcattttcaaaaagttCCCCTCTCTTGACCAATACAATCTTgatattatatcattacattcaaattatatcaattatcatATCATTAGGAGTTACAATTACAAATAATAGTAAAGGACACCAGTATTAGTATTGCAACTATCTACAAATGGacaaagaaattattttataatgcTAGATTGGACCGGCGATTGTCCTTTCTCCCAATGTATTTTCCTTGGCAGTGATAGATAGAAGCGTCTGCCAGAGTCATGGTATGGCAGATTACACCATAGACCATAGAAATGGACCTGACCGGAATTAAGCGACATACAAGTTTGTATGTCCATTACAATTGAGTCTTATCAGTGATCGTCCTGCCTTGAACACAGGCATACTACGTCACAGGGATGTGACACGAAttcctatataatacatatatatagatccTGGGTTTGGAGGAACTCGTGCTAAGTCTCACTGGGCTTCGTGACACTGCCAAACATGGCGTTTGCTTTACCATTGGTTGTATTCATGCTCGCGTTGTGTACACGCGGTAAATATGGTTACTGGTATCCTCTTCAGATAttggttttaaaatgttatcatgtCTGACAACTTTTGAGATAGCCACGagtgaagtgatgtatcctaaATTATCTAGCTTGTACTTACTATCTATGTCTACTTTGAaatctagaatcagacatatccaaGAGCTGAAATTGTCTGTTTTCTTATTTAAACACTAAAATTTGATACTAAACAAACGCAATACACGCTTAATTTACACTAATATTGTTTATGCTCACATGACtgatttatatttgatttacaATAGAGATCTACTCGTGTCAAAATGGATGGGAGTCATACGACGGGCATTGTTATTTTATGGGAGATACTAAAGTGACCTGGGCCGTCGCATCGGTAAGTTGATAATATGCTTTATGCAGTGATTGGGGGCACTAGATATTCTTCAGGTACTTGACACGTATTGTTAACTTGCAAATCATAATCCCCTCTacaaacaacaaacatgtaATGATAAGTTCATTATTACAGGCAATATGCAAATCATACAATGCACACCTGGCGATGATCCCAAATGCTCACGTGGACAACTTTTTACGACAGTTAGCTACGAGATTCTCATGTAAGTATCACATAACGAACTTTCGGTCGGTATGAGGTTCACAAAGACATATCAACCTAAGGTACATAATGACATATCACGTGAGGTACACAATGCCATGTAACGTAAAGTACACAATGCTGTCACGTAGAGTACATAATGACATATGTCACGTGAGGTACACAATGCTGTCACGTAAAAAACACAATGCTGTCACGTAAAGTCCACAATGACATATGTCACGTGAGGTACACAATGTCATGTCATATGATGTACACAATGCTGTCACGTAAAGTACACAATGACATATGCCACGTGAGGTACACAAGGCTGTCACGTAGAGTACATATTGACATATGTCACGTGAGGTACACAATGCCATGTAACGTAAGTTACACAATGCCATGTCACATGATGTACACAATGCCATTTCTTGTAAGGTACACAATGACGTGACATTTATCTCGTTCGGTACTCAATGTCATTTTATTTGTCGCGTCAGATATGCAATGTCATGCCACGTATCATGTGGATTTTCAGGTGATTTTGTGATTAACTTGACAGGGTATTTCGTCGTGAATGATATCTCGTTTTCAGGTTCCTTTAATATCACGTCCACTGGAATTCAccgttacatatatattacatttgaaGCTTGCTGTTTTAGAGCTAAACAAAACTGAACGCAAGGGAACTGTCGAGAAaatgtacagtgtttacatatGCACTATTTTTAGACGAATGAAATGTAATGCAATTAGACTGACCAGTACAAGAAACTGACCATATTAGATGTTTTCCCTGACAGACGGGCACAAGGAGATGATTCATTTCTGGCTGGACGGGAGTGATTCGGTTATTGAAGGTGATTGGATCTGGACAGAGAGTGGACAGCGACTCGCCTATACTAACTGGAACCCCGGTGAACCGAGTAATTCGGAAGGCAGTATCGATGACTGTTTAGTTCTTCACAGTCAAATGTCATTCAGGTGGGACGATATCCCTTGTCTATATAAGGCGAGGTTCATCTGTGAAGCAGGGTACGTATATTACGgttagtttttgttttagtaACAATGTATGAATGCTTCATACGACAGGTTGCTCTAGTAATCTAATGTGTTTCCGGTAAAGTGAACTGTTTCCGGTCATCTTACACATTCCTACAAATGTCAACTAATAATTATTGTATTAAATACATATCCGTTTATATTGtgatttgaaaaaaacccaaacaaaaacaaaaaacaagaaaagaaaaagaaaagaaaaaaaaagacccGCAAATCATTAGCATAACAATTTCTTGATCACTTGGTTGATATGAAAGAGTTTGTGTAAACTATAACATTGGATCCTTTTAGATGCCTATTACTAAATAAAGCATTGGTCCCATTAAGAGGCCTTTCACTGAACATAGTTTTGGTCCCATTCATGGGACTATTACTAAATAAAGCATTGGTCCCATTCAAAGGTCTATTATTGAATGTAGTTTTGGTCTCATTCATAGGCCTATTACTTAATAAAGTATTGGTCCCATTAATGATAGTTACCACATTGTAAAATTACCTACCAATGTTAGATACAGTCTTCATGCTACTTAAACATATTAGCTACacgacattttttttaattcattttttttttttacaaaacttttatatcttatatctcttcttattggattttttttagtGGACACTGGACAACGTTCGGCTGATAATCCAATCGATGTGACATCGTCAGCTGTAATGCAAATGGAAATAAATAATATTGTGTGtcaaatgtttatatgtatacttATTCTTTACATAAATCAAAGCACTGTGCACATGTGtttacaactacatgtatagttCTGACTAGAAAGTAACCAGCTCGCTTTTACTATCTTTCGATGAAGTCGAATAATGGTTATATCGACctcagattttttaaaaatacgaATTCCGAGGTTGATGTAGATcgatataacaatgtatcaacagaaaaaaaaatgctgtaAGTTCTTTGTTATTCttcttatatttttataaaatcgaAGAGTGGGATGaatgatacaaaatttaaaagCAATATTACTGGATACTCATTTATTTCgggaaaacaatttaaaatctatgatttaataatataaataatagtGCCATTCGTAAACACACTTAATTATGTATTTGATTAATACAGTACATTTAGAAGAAGTTACTGTTGCCCAGTTTATATTAACAGAGGTTTATATTCAGATTCCCTTTCTCTAACTGGTGTCGAATATCACTTCTGTGTTCTAACAGTGTATAATTCTACACTTATTTGCCGGATACATGTGATAATAATGCGCAAAATGTATCGTTCAGGTCTTCAAGGGAATAAACTCTGACTTCAAGTACTGTCTGAAGAGTTTGACAGTTGTAATAGTGGCGCTCACTTTGTTTTTGTTCTAGCTGGCAGATATTAAGAATTACCGTCTAATTCACTATTTTTAGCAAGCGTTTTCCAAGAAGTAGCGGTCAATATCGTTTTTATTGGATCTTGTGATCTGCTTTCAGTCAATAAGAAATCGCAAAATCTCAGCaaaaaagataatatttttttattaggAATTGAGTGCAGACCATCTACATCTACATATGGTCCCTAATGTTCCCGCGTAGTTTCCTTTTATTGGTTCACAAAAGAAGGTTTGTCGGAATAAAGGGTTTCCATGGAGACATAATGACAACAAGTCTTTGGGGAAATAGTAACATTGAATTTGCCATCcctcaaaaatatgttttactgTGTCTGCTTAATCAGGCAATTTTAACCGTTGATGAGCCTCAGTAATGTTTCCATAGTAACAGCTCTAGAAATACCCAATGCTTAACAAATAATAGGAGTGGATAAATTTCATCATTCGACCAAATTTGGCTAATTTGATATTAGAATGATAAGAATGGGCCATTACACAACCTTAATGTTTAGTGAGCGGGTCACCATGCCAACTAAAATCAACAGATGATCTCAAATATTTCTGTTTGGTTTCATTGATATTGGTACACAAGTTTATTAGGGGGAAGTCCATACAAGATCTGTCTTATCATAGTTCTCCTTTTGTTCTCCTTTTGTTAACCTTGGTAACCTAATGACATGCATTGGTTTGGAAAATATTACCATTGGAATTACCATCCATATccttatatatatcaattgatattatGACCAAACATAAGCCTAACTAAAGTGTCAAAGCATAAGCATTGGTAAGCTACAGCACTTGGCTATGTAATGAAATTGATACTAACGGACGTGCGGACAACAAGTAGACGtctggacagacagacatactaGTACTCCATTAAAGCCCGCCCCAGTCGACCCCTAATTGTGTGGCCTGTGGGGGataagtacagtacagtatgtcTGAACTGCTATATCAAAATCGGTAGTTTTCACTGGATTCCATAATATCATATGCAACCAGAAAAACTTCTGAGGAGCACACCTGtcacatatactgtaacacaaaTACCTGAAAATCGTTTGTCCATATATTccaatataatatatgtcaCAGTCATCTCAGAGAACTCTCACGAGGATGCTGACCAAATATGATATTCGTTACCAAATATGGATGAAACTtcttagaaaaaaaacaaaaacaaaaacgaaggtctttctttttctttttcttttgtaagTCGGGAATAAGTGCTAATTTAGTTTAATAATTCAGTTTCATGATGTTTGACCTAGCTCACCTCACCGTGCATTTCACagtcaaaataaaatcaatgtttatgcTTTCATAATGTCGAATTCGGCCAAACAAATGCGCCCATTTCGTGCTATTGACGTCTGTGAGCATAACGacatggttattttgtgcaatagATGTGATCATTATTAGCTTATTGTGTGCTcctgaaacatgtatttttttgcattttttaccaaaatttacaaacagcttaacaaattgcATGTCATCAGCAAGACTCATGgttagccatgatacatactacaAGCTAATTCTGTTGTGCAGTTGTGTAGTAATATAGGGCATCAGGCTTGTATAATATTACTGGATTTTGCTCTTTAGATAACCCCTGAATTTAGAATATAAATACTTGCTTATTATCTTATTCTCTTTAATGTATGAGTAAGATAACACAAAGAAACTGACATCTTTTCAGTGCCTTGTCTGACGTAGATTATTTTCTTGCCTTGAAGCAGAGGCCagataatatatttaaacagGCTGCTGTGGTTTttgatatattgaatatatattaataaagttgttaataaaatataacctcTCGTTAATGCTTAAAAAGTTCAAGCTTATTTTGGATCGGGACAAAAAACAATTGCCAAAGTCTCTCTATTCTTGTCTTCCTTTATTCAAGACACCGATCATATATCCTCTATGTGCCTTAGTACTGGTGACAGGTACCGACGTTAATGGGCTCTATAACTATGAGGTAAGTTGACATTCCTAGAAGGAATAAGTGAATTATTGGTTGATCATTTCTTTGCAGAAAGATATTTATGTTTAGCAATGGTTCTGTGGACAGAATCGAACGGAGTTTGGAATCATTCGGAGATTTTGCTATTATTGAATCTGTTCCCATCAAAACCGACC
The window above is part of the Pecten maximus chromosome 2, xPecMax1.1, whole genome shotgun sequence genome. Proteins encoded here:
- the LOC117321538 gene encoding perlucin-like; translated protein: MAFALPLVVFMLALCTREIYSCQNGWESYDGHCYFMGDTKVTWAVASAICKSYNAHLAMIPNAHVDNFLRQLATRFSYGHKEMIHFWLDGSDSVIEGDWIWTESGQRLAYTNWNPGEPSNSEGSIDDCLVLHSQMSFRWDDIPCLYKARFICEAGGHWTTFG